The window TGATatttattctattatttctACAAATTgggacaaaaaagaaaaaaaggaaaaatgaaagacaCTGGTAACAATAGACATGAAAGAAACGAAGTAAAAAGGAGAACATTAGAATTTATGCGCGTGATCGTTGTGACATTGACTAGATGGATATGAAGCAGAAATTAATTGGAAAGGCTTGAGTGATGGAAATTAAAGAAGAAGACATCAAACCCATAAAGCTTTTGTAAGTATTTGATGGGTTTGACGGagcaaataaaaattttgggacaaGAGACACGtgtatgcattaaaaaaaataaaaagttaatgaTAATAATGGGCAAGGAATGTGAATGTGGTTGTGAGAGacaatagattttaaaataggGCCACTGCAGAGTGCGAAGCTTGGGGGGTTCGTGTGTGATGTGACCAAGATTTCGTGGTTGGAAGGACGTAGAAAGCGGCCACGTGGGTGGGGGTGACCACACACCAGTCACCACTCTCCCCACCCTTTGTTTTGAGGCAACAACGCGGATTAATAAAGCCAACCCCAATTAGAATTGGTGTGGGGTCTTCactcttttatttttggtttttatttttgggcttttttaaatttaattttctttatatcaCTCTGCTTTCTCCTCCAATTAGTGTGTCTCTGACTCTAATTCTCACTCTGATTGGCCCTTAATTTTAGGACCCCCTCCCAGACCACCACCCCCCCACCAATGCGTAATGACATGGGGGGGGTGTCCTAGTTCTAAAGGATTACAGTGTCTTTTGATCTCGAGTACTCCCCATGGGCCGATCCTGATTTCATCGATGTCAATCCCTAAACTCCAAGTGCCCTTTCCACAAACACCACGTGGTCTTCTCTTAGGTGTCTGAGGTGGACCTCCTTCTCTTTCATCCCCCAACTCTATTTATACCCCGTTCTCTCCTCCCATCCCTCTCCAAAGCTCCCTctattctctctcttctctctctctctctctctctctctctctctctctctctctctctctcctcttctcttctctccTAGTAGCCACTGAATTAGCCCAAACCCAACTCTCCTTCGCGCCAACCATACGCCATTTTCTCTGAATTCACAAGGCCTTTGTACTTGTTAATTCCAACCATGGCTTCTTCTACTGCACCCACCAGCAACACTACTGTCACATGGGCCGGAGCCCATCATCATAAGCTTcgctcttcttcttcctcactACTTGATTTGGGCTTCCCTTCAAAGTCCATCCCCTTCAGGAAGCCCAATAGTAGAAGAGGGAACGCCATTCACTGTGCTGCTCTGCAGTCTCATTCCGTGCTTCATTACCCAAGACAACCCTTCCATCCGAAGGAATTCTCCAAAGACGACTTCCCTGAAAACCAGATAACTCAGCCACCGCAGTGGAATTTTTTGCAGAGGGTAGCGGCCTTGGCCTTGGACAGGGCCGAGAGCGCCTTGGTCTCACATGAGCGCCAACACCCTCTTCCTAAAACCGCCGACCCCCGTGTTCAAATTGCCGGAAACTTCGCTCCCGTGCCGGAGCAACCTGTCTGTCACTCTCTTCCTGTCTCCGGCACCATCCCTGATTGCATTAATGGAGTTTATCTGCGAAACGGGGCCAACCCACTGTTCGAGCCTGTCGCTGGGCATCACTTCTTCGATGGCGACGGTATGGTTCACGCAGTCACCCTTAATGGCGGTTCTGCGAGCTACGCTTGCCGTTTCACCGAAACACAGAGACTGGTCCAGGAGCGAAAGCTCGGCCGCCCGGTGTTCCCCAAGGCCATAGGCGAGCTCCATGGTCACTCCGGCATCGCTCGCCTCCTCCTCTTCTATGCCCGAGGGCTGTTTGGCCTCGTCGATCACAATCACGGCACTGGAGTGGCTAACGCTGGCTTGGTGTACTTCAATCAGAGACTCTTGGCCATGTCGGAAGATGACCTCCCATACCAAGTGCGAATCAAGCCCTCCGGCGACCTCGAGACTGTCGGCCGATACGACTTCGACAAGCAGCTCCGGTCCACCATGATCGCTCACCCGAAAGTCGACCCAGTCTCCGGCGAACTCTTCGCTCTAAGCTACGACGTTGTTCAGAAGCCGTATCTCAAGTACTTCCACTTCTCCCCAGGGGGTCACAAGTCTCCGGACGTTGAAATCCCAATTGCAGGCCCCACCATGATGCACGACTTCGCCATCACAGAGAATTACGTAGTGATTCCAGACCAGCAAGTGGTTTtcaaacttcaagaaatgatcACCGGAGGTTCCCCTGTTATCTACGACAAAACCAAGAAATCTCGGTTTGGAATTCTCGCCAAAAATGCTCAAACCGCCTCTGATATCATTTGGGTGGAATCACCAGACACCTTCTGCTTCCACCTCTGGAATGCTTGGGAGGAGCCGGAGACCAACGAAGTGGTGGTGATCGGGTCATGCATGACGCCCGCGGACTCCATTTTTAACGAATGCGAGGAGAATTTACAGAGCGTGCTATCAGAGATCAGGCTCAATTTGAAAACCGGTGAGTCCACTCGCCGCCCCATAGTTCCGGCGTCGGAGCAAGTGAACCTGGAAGCAGGCATGGTGAATCGAACCCGACTCGGACGAAAAACCCAATACGCCTATCTCGCCATTGCCGAGCCATGGCCCAAGGTTTCGGGTTTTGCCAAGGTGGACCTGTCCACGGGAGATGTTCAGAAGTACCAGTACGGCGACCAAAGGTACGGCGGGGAACCATACTTTGTCCACAAGGACCCCACATCAGAAAGAGAAGACGATGGTTACATATTGGCCTTTGTCCACGACGAGAAGACATGGAAATCAGAGCTTCATATAGTTAACGCCATGAATTTACAGCTGGAAGCCACAGTCAAACTGCCTTCTAGAGTTCCATACGGGTTTCATGGGACGTTCGTAAACTCAGAAGATTTGGCAAATCAAGCTTAGAAGAACAAATGCTCGTGTGTGTGAGTGAGAGAACGAGAGAGATATTACACCCTGGATTTGGAAAATGGAGATTTTACCTGAGGGATGGACATGTCCCCGGATTTCTCCTGGACTCTGGTATTTTTCTTAAGGTTTTTGGTCTTTTTGTGTATTTTGAATAGGGTTTTGGGGGAACCAGCTTGTAGCTTTTGCCTGTCGGTAGAATTGGAGCTCAGCTGGTTTCtgtttccttctttttattattcatttccTCTGTTTTGATTTTCGTCTCCTCCCTTATGTGTCTTTGTAAAAGGTTGAGAAAATTTCCCTCTCTTGGATCTTCCTCTCAACAACTCTTGCTGTATATAATAAATATCACAGTGTTACAGTCTTACATTATGTGCTCTGGTCAATTTTGGTTCATTTTTCAGCTACATGTTTGGATATCTTCCCCTGCATTTGCCTTCCTTTTTTTAACCAATCATTGACGCCCAAAATTAGGTCATGGGTTTGGTTTGATTAGGAtttaatgtaaatttatatGGAAAGATGATGTTAAAGGCATCAATGTTAATCATGTGCTAAAGCTCTTTTTACTAAAATTGTGGTGAATGGCAGAAGAAGCGCCTGGATAATTGGCCATACTGATTATTGAGCTCTCTGTCTCGGGCCAACCCCAGCTGCCTACACAAATATCTAATAATTATTTGCCACTCTTTCACTTGGAAAAACTTCCACatattctattttcaaatgttttggCACCCCTCCAATCAATTTCCATCcctcattttttcttctttagctTTTTTCCCTTTCACTCAACCCCAAGATAAATCATGGTGGTAACCATAATAACCAAAATGTAAAATCACCTGTCATTTTCCTTTTAGGTAGGTTTCTTTTTGGTGCCATGAattttttccaagaaaattGTCAACTCCTATAAAGAAAATTGATGGTGCAGAACACAAATTTACAACACCTTGGGGAACGTTAAAAACTTCAAGAAAAAGTTTTTGGATTTCTAGCTCCATTAAGAAGAATAGGGGTAGTAATTTTGTGTGAAGGtctaaaataaagataaaaagagCACCCCAAATATGGGCTAGCTACTTTTGGTAGGCAGCATTGCGACCAATAAGATGCAGTCAAAGCCGCTAAACGCGTTCACTGTAGAGTGTGACACCAGAATAACAATGATGAGTAGGCTGGTTACATCACCTGCTCTACACCTACCCGCCTCTCCACTCCTCTCTTCTGCCCTTCTCCCAGCCTTCCACCTCACTACTTACATGTATGAGTGCAAAAATGTTTTATGAGCGGGGAAAGTTTTTTGAGTTTGCTCAATTGAATAATTGGGGTGAGGTgagaataggaaaaataaatggGAAGAGTGACAGTAGAAGTGACATAACCATGTCCCATCGCTGATGAACCAACTCAATCTtggattttaaatctatataaGTGCATGTTTTGGTAAGCCAGTAAAAGAGTCTAAATCGCATCCACCCACGGTCGAGGGATGTCGAGTCCACTCTCCACCCCAATGGATGAAGCAAAATTAAGAAACCATAATTCAGTCATTAATGCAGGGGGGGTAACGGGATAATCGACCAAAAAGTGCAAAAGACtggataacaaaaaataattcacGCTTTTGATGTCATGTGAGGGTAGTTGAATGGTTGGTTAATTTACTAGTACACTAGGGTGGCATATGCTCAATGGTCTAATCGTGGAAGCATTTTCTCTTGATGGTGCAGCCTGTTCCACAAAGCTCACAGTGCCAACCATCAatcaagtatatatatatatatatatatgagtcaTTGGACAATAAGGGGCAGAGGAGGAAAACCAATCGACAAGGACATTCTACACCTATCTAGCTCAtaattctaataaatatttatatatacgtGCATTATTCTTATTTTGCCGCAGAATCAATGCCCGCCATTACTTTGTAAAAGGTGTTTTGTAGGCATCGACAATTACAGGTCTAGATTCAAATATTGTGTCTCTCGCTcgctccctctctctctccctctccctgtGTATGAAAGAGAGAATTGTCCGAGCAGAGTGGTTAGACCCAAAAGTCCTTCTCCACTTTATCGTAGGTTGTCCAAAAAAGTCTTGTCCTCCCTTCTAAAAGATCGCTTGGAAATCGACTTGCccaatttagttttttattttcttcttaatttcctCTGCTTATCACTTCATTAGCCTGAAAATTTTTCCACCGACACTCATCGCTTTTCTCCCCATGATTCGTGCAAGAAAAGCCATTACAAGGAGCACATTTTCTTTAGTAAATTATACTATTGTCTTGTAAAGAAGCCTTGTGTTGATTTTCTTCTgatcttttaattaaaattactcCGAGCATGGACCGAGTTTGACTTGTTCAAGGGGCTCCCTCCCACTGCGAGCTAATATCTAGAACATAACTTAGCACTCCTAACACTGACTTTGACTTGTTTCAGCTGCTGTCTTCCACTCGAGCTAAATACAACTCCTAACTCTGACTTTGACCGTTTCAGCCCATCTCGTCCACTCATATTATCAACTAGACACCTTTCTTTTCCCCCCTCTGTTTCTGGCTCCATTTTGTGGGATATATTGAGTATAATCAACATCAGGAGACGTGTGAGACAGGGAGCATGACCAtattttaattaacatttaCTTCAGTTCAAAATCATTGTGTTGTCCTCCTTGCTGTTTGAAGAAAGTAGTGGCATGGCACCTTTAATTTCCTTTGTATTGTAGTGAAAACGGATAAAGATAGACCAAGTAGTGCTCGTCCTTAAGCTAACCTATAGCTACTCAGGGCAATCTTACTGTTAAGAtgccttaaaaaaataagaaacataAGAAATCATAGATCATGGTTCTttgatatacatatacatatatatcaaCCTACTTGCAACAGGTTCCAAGTTCCTGTGGCAGAAGGGCAGGGATAGGGAACCGGGTTGTGGTTACCACACATGGGTTGTGACTTGTGACAGGCAGCAAAAGAGACTCCTATCAGTTATCACTGACTGTCACGTTGTTTATATCCAAAGGGAACATCAGCACAAAGGATGACAAAGCCTAGTTTTATCCCCCAATAATTGGGTTTCATCTTTTCGTGAATTTGCTGCAGCTTTTGACacttgatttttaatatttgatactTTCCATGTACTACCTATGTTCTATTTCCTTAAAATGACCATGCCTACAAGGCTACAACACActtatttttgctttttctttcacTCCATGTGGTGTCAATACCAACAGATAGTACTGCAGATAGCACTTGTCGCATTGTGCAAAAGACTCCACCGACCATCACTATTACCACCCCAGGTCAAAAATATGATCCATGCATCATGtgcctttctctctctctctccccctctcagATTTGTCTTCTTAGGAAAGAAGGGAACTCGGCCCCGTTAGGGACATGATCAGCAGCCCTCAATCAAGAGTGTTCTTGTTTCGTATTGGCTTGTGGGGCTATTTCATGATAAGAATTTTCTTTAGTGGTTG of the Vitis vinifera cultivar Pinot Noir 40024 chromosome 10, ASM3070453v1 genome contains:
- the NCED2 gene encoding 9-cis-epoxycarotenoid dioxygenase 2 (The RefSeq protein has 9 substitutions compared to this genomic sequence), translating into MASSTAPTSNTTVTWAGAHHHKLRSSSSSLLDLGFPSKSIPFRKPNSRRGNAIHCAALQSHSVLHYPRQPFHPKEFSKDDFPENQITQPPQWNFLQRAAALALDRAESALVSHERQHPLPKSADPRVQIAGNFAPVPEQPVHHSLPVSGTIPDCMNGVYLRNGANPLFEPVAGHHFFDGDGMVHAVTLNGGSASYACRFTETQRLVQERKLGRPVFPKAIGELHGHSGIARLLLFYARGLFGLVDHNHGTGVANAGLVYFNQRLLAMSEDDLPYQVRIKPSGDLETVGRYDFDKQLRSTMIAHPKVDPVSGELFALSYDVVQKPYLKYFHFSPEGHKSPDVEIPIAGPTMMHDFAITENYVVIPDQQVVLKLQEMITGGSPVIYHKNKKSRFGILAKNAQTASDIIWVESPDTFCFHLWNAWEEPETNEVVVIGSCMTPADSIFNECEENLQSVLSEIRLNLKTGESTRRPIVPASEQVNLEAGMVDRTRLGRKTQYAYLAIAEPWPKVSGFAKVDLSTGDVQKYQYGDQRYGGEPYFVHKDPTSEREDDGYILAFVHDEKTWKSELHIVNAMNLQLEATVKLPSRVPYGFHGTFVNSEDLANQA